In a genomic window of Rhodothermales bacterium:
- the lon gene encoding endopeptidase La, with protein MTYEPLWLTQDEDPEQSIPLPTPDEEKEMSRTEVPDALPILALRNTVLFPGVVLPITVGRDASLNLVKEAFAGDRLVGVVAQRSSEVEDPEPGDLYEIGTVATILKLIKMPDGSKSIVIQGKRRFRIEEYIEIEPYFKARVSAIDEQLEVDDIELTARIRSIKELAIQIVHMSPNLPSEAAFAIQNIESPTFLIHFIASNLQVEVEDKQKLLATISLIERADQVMDHLDHEIQVLQLSEEIRSRVKTDVDRQQREYLLRQQMKAIQDELGESEASATEVAGLREKAEKKELPEHVTKALDKELEKLSRSNPASPDYAVTRNYVDWILDLPWSEFSEDQLDISRSEDILNEDHFGLDQVKKRIVEYLAVLKLKGDMKAPILCFHGPPGVGKTSLGKSIARALDRQFVRMSLGGMRDEAEIRGHRRTYVGALPGRILQGMKRAGTANPVFMLDEVDKLGADFRGDPSSALLEVLDPEQNHTFNDHYLELDYDLSRVLFIATANYLDRIPNPLRDRMEMIEITGYTQEEKLEIARQYLVPRQTTENGLKDDQFAITDGAIREIIDGYTRESGVRQLERTIGSVARGVAKNVAVGKTKSAEVTENELEDYLGAKKYFSEVALRTQVPGVATGLAWTPVGGDILF; from the coding sequence ATGACGTACGAACCCCTCTGGTTGACCCAGGACGAAGACCCGGAACAGAGTATTCCCCTCCCCACGCCGGATGAGGAAAAGGAGATGAGCCGGACGGAGGTGCCCGATGCGCTTCCGATTCTCGCCCTTCGGAATACGGTGCTTTTCCCCGGCGTGGTGCTCCCCATAACGGTGGGGCGGGACGCATCACTGAATCTTGTCAAAGAGGCGTTCGCCGGCGACCGACTCGTTGGCGTTGTTGCTCAGCGCAGCAGTGAAGTCGAGGACCCCGAGCCCGGCGATCTCTATGAGATCGGAACGGTCGCGACAATACTGAAGCTGATCAAGATGCCGGATGGCTCGAAATCGATTGTCATTCAGGGCAAGCGTCGCTTTCGAATCGAAGAGTACATCGAGATCGAGCCGTACTTCAAGGCGCGAGTCAGCGCCATCGACGAGCAGCTCGAGGTGGATGACATTGAACTCACCGCGAGAATCCGCTCGATCAAAGAACTGGCCATTCAGATCGTGCACATGTCACCCAATCTGCCGAGCGAGGCCGCGTTCGCAATCCAGAATATTGAATCGCCCACGTTCCTGATTCACTTCATCGCCTCCAACCTTCAGGTGGAGGTAGAAGACAAGCAAAAGCTGCTCGCGACCATCTCCCTTATCGAGCGGGCAGATCAGGTGATGGACCATCTGGATCACGAAATCCAGGTGTTGCAGTTGTCCGAGGAAATTCGCTCCCGCGTAAAGACGGACGTGGACCGGCAACAGCGCGAGTACCTTCTTCGCCAGCAGATGAAAGCCATTCAGGACGAGTTGGGCGAGTCCGAGGCGTCGGCGACTGAAGTGGCCGGTCTGCGCGAGAAGGCGGAGAAGAAGGAATTGCCCGAGCACGTGACGAAGGCCCTGGATAAGGAACTCGAGAAGCTCAGCCGTTCCAATCCGGCATCACCCGACTATGCGGTGACCAGGAACTACGTCGACTGGATTCTGGACCTGCCGTGGTCGGAGTTCTCGGAAGATCAGCTGGATATCTCGCGATCCGAGGACATCCTCAATGAGGACCACTTCGGACTCGACCAGGTGAAGAAACGCATCGTCGAATACCTGGCCGTACTGAAGCTGAAAGGCGACATGAAGGCACCGATTCTGTGCTTTCATGGACCGCCCGGAGTAGGCAAGACGAGCCTCGGCAAGAGCATCGCACGGGCGCTGGATCGTCAGTTTGTCCGGATGAGTCTGGGCGGCATGCGGGACGAAGCGGAAATACGTGGGCATCGCCGAACTTACGTTGGGGCTCTGCCGGGCCGAATCCTTCAGGGAATGAAGCGTGCCGGGACAGCCAACCCCGTATTCATGCTCGACGAGGTCGACAAGCTGGGGGCCGACTTCCGCGGCGATCCATCGAGTGCTCTTCTCGAAGTGCTTGACCCGGAGCAGAACCATACGTTCAACGACCACTACCTCGAGCTCGACTACGATCTGTCACGCGTCCTCTTCATCGCCACGGCCAACTATCTCGACAGGATCCCGAATCCGCTTCGCGACAGAATGGAGATGATCGAGATCACCGGCTATACGCAGGAAGAGAAGCTTGAGATCGCCCGGCAGTATCTGGTCCCTCGTCAGACCACCGAGAACGGCCTGAAGGATGATCAATTCGCCATCACCGACGGTGCGATTCGGGAAATCATCGATGGCTACACGCGGGAATCCGGCGTTCGTCAACTTGAACGCACGATTGGATCCGTTGCGCGAGGCGTCGCAAAGAATGTTGCTGTCGGAAAGACAAAGTCGGCCGAAGTAACGGAGAATGAACTGGAGGACTACCTTGGGGCAAAGAAGTACTTCTCGGAAGTGGCCCTCCGCACACAGGTACCGGGTGTTGCAACCGGTCTTGCATGGACACCGGTAGGCGGTGACATTCTGTTCA